ACACCATTGGCGCGATCGTGGAACCACGCCACCAACCGCTGATCACACTAACTCGTTCGCTACAGTGACCTAACTTTAAAGCCTCAAATCTTTCTGATTTGTGACAATATCCATAAGGATAATCGATGGTGTTATCTATTCCAGCTTCATCAATATAGACAAATCTTTCCGGGGCATAACCTCTGATTTTTTGGAGAAACTCTTTTCGGGCTTCTTCATCTCTTTCTCTGTAGCCATAAGTTTTTTTTTTCTAGTAAATCCAATTCTTTTGAGCGCTTGACCAATTCTCATCCTACTGACTGGGTTAGCCCATTTTTGCGCCATTTTTTCTTGGGTCAAATGCCCATATTGTTCGGCCAACTTTTGAAAGGCTTCTAAATCGTCAATTTTGGGCTTCGGCCCTCGACGATAGTTA
This Microcystis wesenbergii NRERC-220 DNA region includes the following protein-coding sequences:
- a CDS encoding IS630 transposase-related protein is translated as MAAPYSDDLRQKAVSAVERGEKKSHVCRTLNISRNTLDLWLKRKKQTGTVAAKTNYRRGPKPKIDDLEAFQKLAEQYGHLTQEKMAQKWANPVSRMRIGQALKRIGFTRKKKLMATEKEMKKPEKSFSKKSEVMPRKDLSILMKLE